The DNA segment ATGCTCGTCCCGTCCCGGGGCACGTCGACGCCGTCCTCGTCGACCACCCGTACGTCGGTACAGAGCGTCTCGCTGCCCTGGTTCACCTTGAGGTCGCGCCCGCGTTCGGCCAGCCGCCGCGGGGAGTTCGAGGTGGTGACGATCGGCGCGGTCTCGGTCAGCCCGTAGATGTGAATGATCCGCCAGCCGATCTCGTCCTCGATGGTTCGGATGGTGCTGGTCGCCGGCGCGCTGCCGGCCGTCGCCAGGCGGACGTCGCGATCGCCGGTCGTTTCGACGTCCGGGTGCTCCTCGTGGTGGGCGATGAGCCGGTTCAGAACCGTCGGTGCGCCACACATGAACGAGACGTCGTGGTCGCGTACCCGGCGGAACGTTCCCTCCGGATCGAACGTGCGCTGACAGACGTGCGTCCCGCCGGTTCCGGTGATGGCGTAGGTGTGGCCCCAGCCGTTACAGTGGAACATCGGCAGCGTCCAGAGATACGTGTCGTCGTCGCGGATCTCCATGTGCTGGTTCAACACGAGGGCGTGCCAGTGCTCGGTTCGGTGGGTGCGGACGACGCCCTTCGGGTCGCCGGTCGTCCCCGACGTGTAGTTGATCGAGGCGTCGTCGTCCTCGCTGATTTCGGGTCGTTCGGGCGGAGCGCTCGACTGGTCGGCGATCCACTCCTCGTAGTCGGTCCAATCGCCCTCGATCTCGTCAGCCTGGTAGCCGACGAAGCGCTCCGTGGGGACCGCGTCCCGAATCGCCTCGACGTTCTCCGCGTACTCGTAGTCGGCGATGACGATCCCCGCCTCACAGTCGCCGAGGATGTACTCGAAGTCCTCGGGAACGAGGAGGTAGTTCATCGGAACGAACGTCGCGCCGATCTGGTTCGCGCCGTAGAGCGTCTCGAGGAAGTAGTGGGTGTTCGGCGAGAGCAGCGCGACCCGATCTCCCTTCCCGATCCCTGAGTCGAGGAGCGCGTTCGACACCCGATTGACGCGCTCCGCGAACTCGGCGTAGCTGTACTCGGTCCCGTCGTGTGTGATCACCCCGGTCACGTCGTCGTAGACGTCAACCGCACGATCGAGAAAGTCGAGGGTCGTCATGTCTACGTTCATCGTTGATCGCCTGGTATACCGTGACATGTGAAACCGTATCGTATAACGTTTTCGTCGGCGAAGCGGGTCCTCAGCGCCGGTCGCGTTCCCGCGGGAGCTAGGTCGGATCGCCAGGACGACCTGGCGAAGACGAAAGCGACTGAAGTCACGGTACGTAACGCCGAACAGGCGATGCAGCTTCACGGCG comes from the Halalkalicoccus sp. CG83 genome and includes:
- a CDS encoding long-chain-fatty-acid--CoA ligase, giving the protein MNVDMTTLDFLDRAVDVYDDVTGVITHDGTEYSYAEFAERVNRVSNALLDSGIGKGDRVALLSPNTHYFLETLYGANQIGATFVPMNYLLVPEDFEYILGDCEAGIVIADYEYAENVEAIRDAVPTERFVGYQADEIEGDWTDYEEWIADQSSAPPERPEISEDDDASINYTSGTTGDPKGVVRTHRTEHWHALVLNQHMEIRDDDTYLWTLPMFHCNGWGHTYAITGTGGTHVCQRTFDPEGTFRRVRDHDVSFMCGAPTVLNRLIAHHEEHPDVETTGDRDVRLATAGSAPATSTIRTIEDEIGWRIIHIYGLTETAPIVTTSNSPRRLAERGRDLKVNQGSETLCTDVRVVDEDGVDVPRDGTSIGEIVVKGNQVMDRYLNKPEATEKAFNAKLPGYFHTGDLATIDEDGMVSIQDREKDIIISGGENVSSIEVEDVLYDHPDVAKAAVIPTPSEEWGEAVTAIVVRKSGTDLAGEDLREFAGERLARYKVPKSVEFVDDLPETATGKVQKYQLREDYWEGEERRVGMG
- a CDS encoding acyl-CoA dehydrogenase family protein; this translates as MKPYRITFSSAKRVLSAGRVPAGARSDRQDDLAKTKATEVTVRNAEQAMQLHGGRSIFSTIVGSLETSNRTTGSAFQRRRYGSVGVLSSDS